The following are from one region of the Desertibacillus haloalkaliphilus genome:
- a CDS encoding SpoVR family protein, protein MLTEDRKAIEYAIEEINEIAKGFGLDFFPMRYEICPAEIIYTFGAYGMPTRYSHWSFGKQFHKMKLQYDLGLSKIYELVINSDPCYAFLLDSNSLIQNKMIIAHVLAHCDFFKNNVRFSNTRRDMVESMSATAERISNYEMIHGKEEVERFLDAVLSIQEHIDPSLLRPKLSWHIDDEEDEEELTKAETPYDDLWDLDKKPSSVPKRRTKKQFPPKPEKDLLLFIEEYSRELEPWQRDILTMMREEMLYFWPQLETKIMNEGWASYWHARILREMDLTSEDTIEFAKLNAGVVQPSTTTINPYYLGLKIFEDIEERYNNPTKEMQERQGVQPGSGRDKIFEVREIESDISFIRNYLTKDLVLREDMYLFQKQGADYKIVDKEWQHVRDQLVQSRVNGGFPYLMVTDGDYLKSGELYITHSYEGTELDVSYLERVLPYIYQLWGRPVHLETIVNDKQMVFIYDGKKVHRKYL, encoded by the coding sequence GTGCTAACGGAGGACAGGAAAGCAATCGAATATGCGATTGAAGAAATTAACGAGATTGCTAAAGGGTTCGGGCTTGACTTTTTTCCAATGCGATATGAAATTTGTCCAGCGGAAATCATTTATACATTCGGGGCATACGGTATGCCGACAAGATATTCCCATTGGAGCTTTGGTAAACAATTTCACAAGATGAAGTTACAGTACGACCTTGGTTTAAGTAAAATTTATGAGCTTGTCATTAATAGTGATCCTTGTTATGCGTTTTTACTTGATAGTAATAGTCTAATTCAAAACAAAATGATTATTGCTCACGTGTTGGCACATTGTGATTTCTTTAAGAATAATGTACGGTTCTCAAATACAAGACGTGATATGGTTGAGAGTATGAGTGCAACGGCAGAACGTATTTCAAATTATGAAATGATACACGGGAAAGAGGAAGTTGAGAGGTTTTTAGATGCAGTGTTATCAATTCAAGAACACATTGATCCTAGCCTTTTGCGACCGAAGTTAAGCTGGCATATTGATGATGAAGAGGATGAGGAAGAACTTACAAAAGCCGAAACCCCATATGACGATCTTTGGGATTTAGATAAAAAGCCAAGTAGCGTTCCAAAAAGACGCACGAAAAAGCAATTTCCACCCAAGCCAGAAAAAGACTTGCTGTTATTTATTGAAGAATATAGCCGAGAGTTGGAACCTTGGCAACGAGATATCCTCACAATGATGCGTGAAGAGATGTTATATTTCTGGCCGCAGCTTGAAACGAAAATTATGAACGAAGGTTGGGCTTCGTATTGGCATGCACGAATTTTACGCGAAATGGACTTAACATCTGAGGACACGATTGAATTTGCCAAGTTAAATGCTGGCGTTGTCCAACCGTCGACAACAACGATTAACCCTTATTATCTCGGTTTGAAGATTTTCGAGGACATTGAAGAACGCTATAACAACCCAACTAAAGAGATGCAAGAACGTCAAGGCGTGCAACCAGGAAGTGGGCGGGATAAAATCTTTGAAGTCCGTGAGATTGAGTCTGACATCTCGTTCATTCGTAATTATTTAACGAAAGACCTCGTTTTACGAGAAGATATGTATTTGTTCCAAAAGCAAGGAGCGGATTATAAAATTGTTGATAAGGAATGGCAGCATGTACGTGACCAGCTCGTTCAGTCACGAGTAAACGGTGGCTTTCCTTATTTAATGGTTACGGATGGAGACTATTTGAAAAGCGGTGAGTTATATATTACTCATTCGTATGAAGGGACTGAATTAGACGTAAGTTACCTTGAACGTGTTCTTCCATATATTTATCAACTGTGGGGAAGACCGGTTCATCTTGAGACAATTGTTAATGACAAGCAAATGGTATTTATTTATGATGGCAAGAAAGTTCATCGAAAGTATTTATAA
- a CDS encoding AbgT family transporter gives MAKERKGFFQRFLDRVEIVGNKLPHPITLFAILSLVVIFVSAIISAFGVSVEHPGREGEMVEVQNLLSAEGIQYIFTSMVDNFIGFAPLGVVLATMLGIGLAERTGLISACLRGFVLSIPQRLITAGLVFAGIMSSVASDAGYVVLPPLGALIFAAIGRHPLAGLAAAFAGVSAGFSANLFLSATDPMLGELTIQAASIIDPAYAETMNIAMNYYFIIASVFLLTIVGAWVTEKVVEPRLGEYKGEYREDIKGLDAIERKGLIWSVLALAVALVATALLILPPDAPLRGEDGGIIQSPFMSSLVPIIMILFFVPGLVYGIVTKNIRNDKDVANQLSDTMSAMGMFIVLAFTAGQFVAFFAETNLGLVIGVYGAEFLQSINFSGIPLIIGFILVAGFINLFIGSASAKWAMMAPIFVPIMMQLGYSPEMTQMAYRIADSTTNIITPLMTYFAIIIAFAQKYDKKMGIGTLISVMFPYTIIFTIIWTLMLIVWMVLGIDLGPGSPILYQQ, from the coding sequence ATGGCTAAGGAACGTAAGGGGTTTTTTCAACGTTTTTTGGATCGTGTTGAAATTGTAGGTAATAAACTACCACACCCAATTACTTTATTTGCAATTTTATCATTAGTAGTAATTTTCGTCTCTGCAATTATATCGGCATTTGGTGTAAGTGTAGAGCATCCTGGACGAGAAGGTGAAATGGTTGAAGTCCAGAACTTACTGAGCGCAGAAGGAATCCAATATATTTTCACAAGTATGGTTGATAACTTCATAGGGTTCGCTCCGTTAGGTGTTGTACTAGCAACGATGTTAGGTATCGGACTAGCTGAGCGAACAGGCTTAATAAGTGCTTGTTTACGTGGCTTTGTTTTATCGATTCCACAGCGCTTAATTACTGCAGGACTTGTGTTTGCAGGGATTATGTCTAGTGTGGCTTCAGATGCGGGTTATGTTGTTCTACCGCCACTAGGAGCTTTAATCTTCGCAGCGATTGGTCGTCATCCGCTTGCTGGTTTAGCAGCAGCGTTTGCTGGAGTATCAGCTGGTTTTAGTGCTAACTTATTCTTATCTGCAACGGACCCAATGCTTGGGGAGTTAACGATTCAAGCAGCGAGTATCATTGACCCAGCGTATGCTGAGACAATGAATATTGCGATGAACTATTACTTTATTATTGCTTCTGTATTCCTACTTACAATTGTAGGTGCGTGGGTGACTGAGAAAGTTGTTGAACCACGTCTTGGTGAGTACAAAGGTGAGTACCGTGAAGATATTAAAGGTCTTGATGCGATTGAAAGAAAAGGTCTGATATGGTCTGTCCTTGCACTTGCGGTGGCATTAGTAGCAACAGCGCTATTGATTTTACCACCAGATGCACCGTTACGTGGTGAAGACGGTGGAATTATCCAATCTCCATTCATGTCTTCATTAGTGCCAATTATTATGATTTTGTTCTTTGTTCCTGGACTTGTTTACGGAATTGTTACGAAAAATATTCGTAATGACAAAGACGTTGCGAACCAATTATCAGATACAATGTCTGCGATGGGGATGTTTATCGTTCTAGCCTTTACAGCGGGTCAATTCGTAGCATTCTTCGCAGAGACAAACCTAGGACTAGTGATTGGTGTGTACGGGGCGGAATTCCTACAATCGATTAACTTCTCAGGTATTCCGTTAATTATTGGCTTTATTCTTGTAGCTGGGTTTATTAACCTATTTATCGGAAGTGCCTCTGCAAAATGGGCAATGATGGCTCCAATCTTCGTGCCAATTATGATGCAGCTTGGTTATTCACCAGAAATGACGCAAATGGCATACCGAATTGCCGATTCAACAACAAATATCATTACACCACTAATGACATACTTTGCGATTATCATCGCATTTGCACAAAAGTATGATAAGAAAATGGGAATTGGTACACTGATCTCTGTTATGTTCCCATACACAATTATCTTTACAATTATTTGGACCCTGATGCTTATTGTTTGGATGGTATTAGGAATTGACCTTGGACCAGGGTCTCCAATTCTTTACCAACAATAA
- a CDS encoding TIGR03943 family putative permease subunit — protein sequence MNNDIEIKNLSFHAYIRGIILIGFALLLLGFIISGSIQLYISPKMMPFIYFATVVFLILGVIQILRSTAKNQEEEIACDCGADHGMSGSRLRQLIVYGIFIVPIVGGFMLPDHVLDSSVAANRGIQLGSGLYSKPTPAAASPEQNSTARAEAFLDDPDQYYRELANGGDTDTEHYTIEDFYTEEGFNSYYDELANELLEEDRIIVTDENYLDVMTVLDMHLDQFIGREIEIMGFVYREPDFEENQLVVARFSMTCCVADAAVYGTLVEFPEAEQFENDTWIQISGTIDQSQYNEFIVPLVHLREIEVIEAPDQPYVFPTFR from the coding sequence ATGAACAATGATATTGAAATTAAGAATTTAAGCTTCCATGCTTATATTCGTGGAATTATCCTAATTGGATTTGCCCTTCTTTTACTAGGTTTTATCATTTCTGGGAGCATCCAATTGTATATTTCTCCTAAAATGATGCCGTTTATATACTTTGCAACGGTGGTTTTTCTTATCCTTGGAGTGATACAAATCCTCCGGAGCACCGCAAAGAACCAAGAGGAAGAAATCGCTTGTGACTGTGGTGCAGACCATGGGATGAGCGGCTCGCGCCTACGTCAATTGATCGTCTATGGTATTTTCATCGTACCAATTGTCGGGGGATTTATGCTCCCTGATCATGTATTAGATAGCTCGGTAGCTGCAAATCGAGGAATCCAACTAGGTTCAGGTCTCTATTCAAAACCAACACCAGCAGCAGCTAGTCCCGAGCAAAACTCGACCGCTAGAGCTGAAGCTTTCTTAGATGACCCTGACCAATACTATCGAGAGCTAGCAAATGGTGGTGATACGGATACTGAACATTACACAATTGAGGATTTCTATACAGAAGAAGGGTTCAATAGCTATTATGATGAGCTTGCCAATGAGCTGCTTGAAGAAGACCGGATCATCGTTACTGATGAAAACTATCTAGATGTTATGACCGTCTTAGATATGCACTTGGATCAATTTATTGGTCGTGAAATTGAAATCATGGGATTCGTCTACCGTGAACCAGACTTCGAAGAAAATCAGCTAGTCGTTGCTCGCTTTTCAATGACATGCTGTGTGGCTGATGCAGCCGTCTACGGAACGCTAGTTGAATTTCCAGAAGCAGAACAGTTTGAAAACGATACATGGATACAGATATCAGGCACAATTGATCAGTCTCAATATAACGAATTCATTGTCCCACTTGTCCACTTAAGAGAAATTGAAGTCATCGAAGCTCCGGATCAACCGTACGTCTTTCCAACCTTCCGTTGA
- a CDS encoding phospho-sugar mutase, translating to MSWKEEYERWSRFKHLEEGLKQELEDMKNDLTQLEDCFYKTLEFGTGGMRGEIGPGPNRMNTYTVRKAAKGLASYIESESEDAKKRGVVIAYDCRHFSREFAHEAAATLGNCGIQTYVFHELRPTPELSFAVRHLQAFAGIVITASHNPPEYNGFKVYGPDGGQLPPKEANELIEHVKRIDDELTIEVANERELKANGLLKVIGEEIDRAYNEALQSIIVNQGLVQAYGKDVSIVFSPLHGTANVPVRTVLESSGFTNVTVVKEQELPDPNFSTVKSPNPEEHAAFALAIDYGKKLDADVLISTDPDADRVGVAVKDPDGEYTVLTGNQTGALMLEYLLSQKKALGTLPKNGVVLKTIVTSELGRKIAETYGIETIDTLTGFKFIGEKMKEYEQTGEYKYLFGYEESYGYLLGDFVRDKDAVQACLFACEMATYYKTRGMTLYEGLLEVFEKYGYYLEGLESLTLKGKVGLEQIDKIITSFREQPPTKVNGQNINVIEDYLVSKRTKRMEESTEVITLPVSNVLKYKLQDGSWFCIRPSGTEPKVKFYFGVKRDTYEESSQALQAIKDAVMKQVYSNIESNGN from the coding sequence ATGAGTTGGAAAGAGGAGTATGAACGATGGAGTCGTTTTAAGCACTTAGAAGAAGGATTAAAACAAGAGTTAGAAGACATGAAAAATGATTTGACCCAGCTCGAGGATTGCTTCTATAAGACATTAGAGTTCGGTACAGGTGGGATGCGAGGAGAGATTGGTCCTGGTCCTAATCGAATGAATACATATACGGTAAGAAAAGCTGCGAAAGGTTTAGCCAGTTATATTGAATCTGAAAGTGAGGATGCCAAAAAACGGGGAGTAGTCATTGCTTATGATTGTCGTCATTTTTCACGTGAGTTTGCGCACGAAGCAGCTGCAACGCTTGGGAACTGTGGGATACAAACGTACGTCTTCCATGAATTAAGACCAACCCCTGAGCTGTCTTTTGCAGTTCGGCATTTACAAGCGTTTGCTGGTATTGTCATTACAGCAAGCCATAACCCTCCGGAATATAATGGTTTCAAAGTTTATGGGCCAGATGGTGGTCAATTGCCGCCAAAAGAAGCTAATGAGTTAATTGAACATGTTAAACGCATTGATGATGAATTGACAATTGAGGTTGCTAATGAACGAGAGTTGAAAGCAAATGGTCTTTTGAAAGTGATTGGAGAAGAAATTGATCGTGCTTATAATGAAGCATTGCAGTCAATTATTGTCAACCAAGGACTTGTGCAAGCGTATGGGAAAGATGTTTCAATTGTTTTTTCACCGTTGCACGGGACCGCCAATGTTCCTGTCCGTACCGTCTTAGAATCATCGGGATTTACCAATGTCACTGTCGTCAAAGAACAAGAGCTTCCAGATCCAAACTTTTCAACTGTAAAATCTCCTAATCCAGAAGAGCATGCGGCATTTGCATTAGCGATTGACTATGGAAAAAAGCTAGACGCAGATGTATTAATTTCTACAGATCCTGATGCTGACCGTGTCGGGGTGGCTGTTAAAGATCCCGATGGAGAATACACAGTGCTAACCGGAAATCAAACAGGAGCACTTATGCTTGAGTACCTCTTATCTCAAAAGAAAGCTCTCGGAACATTACCTAAAAACGGTGTGGTTCTAAAAACGATCGTTACCTCTGAATTGGGGCGTAAAATTGCAGAGACGTATGGCATCGAAACGATTGATACACTCACTGGCTTTAAATTTATTGGTGAGAAGATGAAGGAATATGAACAAACAGGTGAGTATAAGTATCTATTTGGTTATGAAGAAAGCTATGGGTATTTGTTAGGTGATTTTGTAAGAGATAAGGATGCTGTACAGGCGTGTTTATTTGCTTGTGAGATGGCTACGTACTATAAAACCCGAGGGATGACGCTTTACGAAGGTTTACTAGAGGTGTTTGAGAAGTATGGATACTATCTTGAAGGTCTCGAATCGTTGACGTTAAAAGGGAAGGTGGGTCTAGAGCAGATTGATAAGATTATAACTTCCTTTCGAGAACAGCCACCAACAAAGGTTAATGGGCAGAATATTAATGTGATTGAAGATTATCTAGTAAGTAAGCGAACTAAAAGAATGGAGGAATCAACCGAAGTCATCACTCTTCCTGTTTCAAATGTACTCAAGTATAAACTACAAGATGGTAGTTGGTTCTGTATTCGACCATCAGGAACTGAACCAAAGGTGAAGTTTTATTTTGGAGTCAAACGTGATACGTACGAAGAAAGTAGCCAAGCATTACAAGCAATAAAAGATGCTGTTATGAAGCAAGTATATTCAAACATAGAGTCTAATGGTAATTGA